A stretch of DNA from Bacillus sp. SM2101:
AGTTTGGCATTAAAATAGGAGAAGCTTTGAGAAAACCTCATTGGCTCCCTGCGCCAGCTATCGCCCTTAAGCTACTACTCGGAGAAATGAGTATGCTTATTGTAGAAGGGCAAAAAGTTTTGCCAGATGTCCTTACAGCAGAAGGTTTTACATTTCGTTATCAGCATTTAGAGGATGCGTTGTCAGCATTGCTAGTGAAATAACTACTTACCATCACCTTGCATGATTTAACCTAACAAAGAGATACTCATATGAAAAAGGATTCAATGATTTATGCATTGATAATCATATGTATGGTGACACTAAAAATACTTACCTGAAAAAGGGGGTTGAATGATGGTAGACAGAAAAAAAAGACGCGATAAGACAAAAAGCACATTAAGTAATGCACAAGAAGTTTCTTATGCTAGAGATTTTAAAATGGCTGATCAAGCTGGTGGATTCACAAGTAAACAAGCCCATCATTAACGATGACTCTGAAAAACAGCCTTGACAAAAAACTGTAGCTTTATCATGCATATTTTACCTAAATCTGTTCACCCTATTAATGTTTGTTAAAGAATCTTTTGTAGTGTTTTTTAGAGTTTTTAAAGACTGTTATTGTTAATAAAGAAAAGTCGTTATGAATACTGCATGTATACGGATTTAATTGTTAACAGCAACAAGGTCAACACATCGAAACAGCTTTACAGTTAAATTAAAAAGTTTAGTTCTTAAAATAATTAACAGGAGTGATCGTATTATGGGTAGAAGTCGTGGACAAAATTCGCGAGATAAAAACAAGGCAGGTCTTCCACAAGTCCCTAGAAATTTGAAGTTTGATGGGATTAACGAGGAATTTTCACGGGAGCTGGCTGATCAAGAGGATTTAGAAGCTCAAGCCCGTGCAGATGCAGCAGGCATAAGACAAAGTAAAGCTAGACAAAAAGGTTAAGTGCTAAACGCTATAACTCCCAGCTTGGGTTAGTTTACTTTAATAAAATCAAACTAAAGGTCTGAACTTCACTATACACGATGTGTATAAATTAAAGGTTCAGACCTTTTACACGACTATTTAGGTAATTGCTTAAAATTAATGTTCTCTTTTCCTTGTCGGTTTCTAACGTAATTAATTACAAACCGATCGACACCCCAATAATAGCTTGCTGTCCCTACGCCTAATAATATAAATGCTACAGTATATAGAATCGGATTTGTACTAGTTGTTCCAGCTAATAAAAAATTTAGGTTCATAAATGCTCCTGCAATTAATGCTGGAATAGTTGCAGCACCTAAGATTAGTCCTATGCCAACTAATAGTTCCCCCCAAGCTACTAAAAAGTTAAATAACCCTACATTAGGAACCGCCACATTTTCTAAAAATGTTGCATACCACCCTTGTACAGCTGGATGATCTCCTGAAGCTTTACCGATAGCACCTTGCAGATAACCAGACGCATCAAATTCACCTGTAACTTTCTCCCAACCTGCTTGTATCCATTGTACCCCTAACCAAATTCTAAGTAATGTCCATAAAACAGCCATTTTAGGACCCTTTATCCAAGACATCATTATTCAACTCCTTTGGTTTGTGAATGTTTTCACATGTAATCTTACTAAACCACTCAATATGCGACTAAACCAATACCCTTGAAAAAGAGAAAGTTTATTATTTTATCTTCCTCATTTCTAATATATACCATTAGCATTATATCTACAATATAATGTAACATCATTTCACAGTTTCTTCATAACATCACTCAACTTGTTATATATTTTTCATTATGTACAACTGTACAAGTATAAGATCCTAGGAAACATAAGTGTATACGCTAATACATTATATTGCTTTTAATACATTTTCATTACTATAAAAATGTACTATTTTTTTCATTTCTAATAATTGTTTATTTGTAGTAGTATAATAGAGTTCAAGCAAACAAGAAAGGAACTACCAAGATGACTATTCAATATAAAATGATTGTACTTGATTTAGACGATACCTTGCTCAGAGATGATCAAACTATATCCCCCCGCACAAAAAATGCATTAATGATGGCACAAGAAATTGGCGTGAAAGTAGTTCTTGCTTCTGGACGTCCAACATTTGGAATGCTTCCAATTGCATCAGAGCTTCAGCTAGAAAAATTCAGAAGTTATATTCTGTCATATAATGGAGCAAAAATCATTGATTGCCATACAAAAGAAGAATTATATAGCAATGTACTTTCACCAGAAACGGCTCACCGTTTGTACGATTTAAGTGCGCGGGAAGAAGTTGCAATCTTAACGTATGTGGGAGATTCAATTGTGACAGAAACACCAAATAAATTTTCCACCATCGAAAGTCAGTTAACAGGATTACCAGTGCAACAAGTAAGCAGTTTCAAAGAGGCAGTCAGTGATTCTGTCGTGAAAACATTAATGTTAGCAGAGCCTGAAAGGTTAATAGAAGTAGAGAACAAGCTACAAGCTGAGCTAGCTGGGGAATTATGTGTCCTGCGATCAAAACCTTTTTTCTTAGAATTTACATCTTTAGGTGTTACAAAAGGAGCCAGTTTAGATTTCCTCATTAAGCAGCTCGGAATAAAGCAAGAAGAAGTGATCTCATTTGGTGATAGCTATAATGACCTTACGATGATTGAATTTGCTGGTCTTGGCGTAGCCATGGGTAATGCTCCTGATGACATCAAAGCAAAAGCAGACCTTGTTACTGATACAAATATGAATGATGGTGTAGCACAGGTTGTAGAGGAATATGTTATCAATAAAGTTTCACTCGTATAGAATACGAACAATCAGAGTGTATACACCCTATTCTTCGCCATTTCACTGGAAGGTTCATTTCTTTAGATGATATGGCGAAGTGACATAGGTTGCAAGTTAATGAGCAGTGTAGTGTTCACACCCACTCTCTTTTTAATAGTGAATATGAGTAATGATCATAGTTCTTCCCACGATATAAGTGTTTTTCACGATAGATTCCTTCATTTTGGAACCCTAAAGATTTTAGTAAATATTTAGATTGATCATTCTCTATCGCTACAAATGCATTAATTCTAATTAGATTCATATTGTTAAAGACACTATTAATCGTAGTAGTCAAGGCTTCCTTCATATATCCTTGCCCCCAATAATCAAGCCATAAATCATAGCCAATTTCCGCAATATGATTATAACGGTCGGTCCCAGCAATGGAATCCACATGTACCTAATTGTTGATTATCTTCTTTTCTAACGATACACCATCTATTTCGACCTTTTGCCTCAGCATGACTATAATCTCTTATAAACTCTTTTGCATCATCCATACTCGTATACAATTCTTCATCATATAGATATTTACATACTTCTTCGTTACTAGAGGCTACTTACGCATTAGTTGTTCCTTTTCGTAAAAAGAACTAAACACGAATATGAATAACGTTTGGGGCATCTTTTCTTCTATAAAACGGTGACAATTTCAGAAAACCTTTTTGTTGTTGTAGTTTTGGATAAATAATAACTTTCCTTACGAAAAGAGCCTAACTAAATAGCTTATATACAAACGCTACATCTTTTTCATTTACTTGTCTTAAAAACAGTCTTTCTGTCTCTAGGTTGGGGAAATTTTTGTAATTACACATTCTATCATACCTACTCTTCCCTTCTTTCATTTCAATTTTTTAACTAATAAAAATTCGTAACCGATATAATCACACTTTAATGTAAAGCCAACACTTTCTGCTACAGCAATTGAAGGTTTATTCATTTCCATGCAATCCCAATAAGGCACGATACTATTTTTAAGACAATGATAAACAAATTGATGTGCTACTTTTTGCCCAAGCTTTTTTCCTTGATACGCAGTTAGTGTTTCAATAGCTATGCCATGAACGTTATGACCTACAAATCCTGATATACATAAACTTACAATTTTATTTTGATGAACAATACAATAACCAATTCCCTTATTAAAAAAATCAGTTAGTGTTTCCCAAAACTCCAAGATTTTAGCTCGTAAAAATTCAATGTTTTTAATAGGGACTTCACTGTTATCGAACATAGATTTTGTCACTTTCATTGTCATATAATCTTGATCGACAGTTGGTTCATTCTCTAGTTTGAAGTGATCCTTTCTCAGCTTATATACTCTTTGATTCCAGCTCATCAATTCTCTTTGTTTAAATACATTTTCTAGTGTCTTATTCCAGCCAGAATGAGTGGCCATTGCTTCAAAGTAATCCAACCCTAATCCAACAGCTTCTGGTAAAATCTTAGTATCTATAAATTTATTAAGGTTCAAATTAAATTCTTCATTATGAGGGTTTCCAAAAAAGATAAATCCATCATTGTTCCCTAACCAAATGACTCCAGATGAAGGAGATATGGTATTATCTACAAATATGCGACCTGGATTATTTCCTTCAATAATTGCTGAAGCCTCTACCTGTCCTTGTTCACTAACTAACGATTTACACTTAATAAAATCAACCTTATCTAATTCAGTAATCATAGCGTCTCCTCCTGTCTTACAATTATATCTGCATCAATAAAATGATAATATATACGAAATTAGTATAATTGTTTTTTACCTCGCTATAATTGTTGCTTTTCGTAATACGAGTTAAACTCGAATATAACTACCATTCTTTGCATCTTTTCTTTCTCAGTAACAAAATTTATGAGAAACGCCTTCACTTAAAACATTTTCTAAGTATTATCTAGTCAAGGTTTCCCTATTCTAGTTAAAAAACAATACATCAGGCAACTGGTCGCGACTCTGCCCTAACTAATTAAAATGACCCTGCCTATAAAGGTTAGGGTCATTAAGTAAGGCTCTTTCATAAAATTTGTTGCTAATTAGACTAATGTAACGTTTTAAATGAGAGAAGTTACCACGAATGCTTTGTGTATTCGTATTTATTTCTTAGTACGATAACAAAAAATCTATTCGAAAACAGCTTTAGCTAAAAAACCTAACAATAAAATTACCAAGGTAACGGCTGATCTTTAAGTTCTTTCTCCCAAAGGTGTCGGATTTGTTTTACATCCTCATCCGACAATACCATCTCAGTTGCTGATACGTTTTCTGTCAATTGCTCAATATTTTTACACCCAGGGATTACGGTTGATACTTCAGACCTAGCTAGAATAAAACGTAAGGCAGCCTGTGCCATAGTTGCTCCATCAGCTGTTAAAAATGATAACTGCGTCAATAAGTTTGCTCTTGTTTCAATTTGTTCTTTCGACCAACGGCTGCGTACACCTTCAAATGTACTATGTGCATTATATTTGCCAGAAAGCCAACCAGAAT
This window harbors:
- a CDS encoding YfhE family protein, which encodes MVDRKKRRDKTKSTLSNAQEVSYARDFKMADQAGGFTSKQAHH
- a CDS encoding YfhD family protein, with product MGRSRGQNSRDKNKAGLPQVPRNLKFDGINEEFSRELADQEDLEAQARADAAGIRQSKARQKG
- a CDS encoding DoxX family protein, yielding MSWIKGPKMAVLWTLLRIWLGVQWIQAGWEKVTGEFDASGYLQGAIGKASGDHPAVQGWYATFLENVAVPNVGLFNFLVAWGELLVGIGLILGAATIPALIAGAFMNLNFLLAGTTSTNPILYTVAFILLGVGTASYYWGVDRFVINYVRNRQGKENINFKQLPK
- a CDS encoding Cof-type HAD-IIB family hydrolase codes for the protein MQYKMIVLDLDDTLLRDDQTISPRTKNALMMAQEIGVKVVLASGRPTFGMLPIASELQLEKFRSYILSYNGAKIIDCHTKEELYSNVLSPETAHRLYDLSAREEVAILTYVGDSIVTETPNKFSTIESQLTGLPVQQVSSFKEAVSDSVVKTLMLAEPERLIEVENKLQAELAGELCVLRSKPFFLEFTSLGVTKGASLDFLIKQLGIKQEEVISFGDSYNDLTMIEFAGLGVAMGNAPDDIKAKADLVTDTNMNDGVAQVVEEYVINKVSLV
- a CDS encoding GNAT family protein, with amino-acid sequence MDSIAGTDRYNHIAEIGYDLWLDYWGQGYMKEALTTTINSVFNNMNLIRINAFVAIENDQSKYLLKSLGFQNEGIYREKHLYRGKNYDHYSYSLLKREWV
- a CDS encoding GNAT family N-acetyltransferase codes for the protein MITELDKVDFIKCKSLVSEQGQVEASAIIEGNNPGRIFVDNTISPSSGVIWLGNNDGFIFFGNPHNEEFNLNLNKFIDTKILPEAVGLGLDYFEAMATHSGWNKTLENVFKQRELMSWNQRVYKLRKDHFKLENEPTVDQDYMTMKVTKSMFDNSEVPIKNIEFLRAKILEFWETLTDFFNKGIGYCIVHQNKIVSLCISGFVGHNVHGIAIETLTAYQGKKLGQKVAHQFVYHCLKNSIVPYWDCMEMNKPSIAVAESVGFTLKCDYIGYEFLLVKKLK